The following are encoded in a window of Aerococcus sanguinicola genomic DNA:
- the gap gene encoding type I glyceraldehyde-3-phosphate dehydrogenase — translation MAKKLAINGFGRIGRLALRRILEKGSDLEVVAINDLTDNEDLAYLLKYDTAQGRFPYSVEAKEDALIVDGKEIKSYEEADASKLPWGDLGIDFVLECTGFYTSVDKAQAHIDAGAKKVLISAPAKGDLKTIVYGVNHDILTADDNIVSAASCTTNCLAPMVNVLNKEFGVKRALMSTIHAYTATQKTQDAPGGRKNRAGADNIIPASTGAAKAVGKVIPELDGKIDGTAQRVPVITGSEVELYSVLEKEVTAEEVNAAMKAASSTAFDYTEDEIVSSDIIGYPYGSVFDATQTKIMDADGGQLVKTVAWYDNEYGFTSNMISTLEHFANL, via the coding sequence ATGGCAAAGAAATTAGCAATTAACGGTTTTGGCCGTATTGGTCGTTTAGCTTTACGTCGTATTTTAGAAAAAGGTTCAGATTTAGAAGTAGTTGCAATCAACGACTTAACTGACAACGAAGACTTAGCTTACCTTCTAAAATATGATACTGCTCAAGGGCGTTTCCCTTACAGTGTTGAAGCTAAAGAAGATGCCTTAATTGTTGATGGTAAAGAAATCAAATCCTATGAAGAAGCAGACGCTTCTAAATTACCTTGGGGTGACTTAGGAATTGACTTCGTACTTGAATGTACTGGTTTCTACACATCAGTTGATAAAGCACAAGCTCACATCGATGCTGGTGCTAAGAAAGTTTTAATTTCAGCTCCTGCTAAAGGCGACCTTAAGACTATCGTTTACGGTGTTAACCACGATATCTTAACTGCAGACGACAACATTGTATCAGCAGCTTCATGTACAACTAACTGCTTAGCTCCAATGGTTAATGTATTGAACAAAGAATTCGGTGTGAAACGTGCATTAATGTCAACAATCCACGCTTACACTGCAACTCAAAAAACTCAAGATGCTCCAGGTGGCCGTAAGAACCGTGCTGGCGCTGACAACATCATCCCAGCTTCAACTGGTGCTGCTAAAGCTGTAGGTAAAGTAATCCCTGAATTAGATGGTAAGATCGACGGGACTGCTCAACGTGTTCCTGTAATCACTGGTTCAGAAGTTGAACTTTACTCAGTTCTTGAAAAAGAAGTAACTGCTGAAGAAGTTAACGCTGCTATGAAAGCTGCTTCAAGCACTGCCTTCGATTACACTGAAGATGAAATTGTTTCATCAGACATCATTGGTTACCCATACGGTTCTGTATTCGATGCAACCCAAACTAAGATCATGGATGCAGATGGTGGCCAATTAGTGAAGACTGTTGCTTGGTATGATAACGAATATGGTTTCACCAGCAACATGATCTCTACTTTAGAACACTTTGCTAACCTATAA
- a CDS encoding sugar-binding transcriptional regulator, translating into MDLSLSLIEDVVPELHTTYRLRIRMLSLLLAEGPMGRKTMALRLDLTERRVRAETDVLDRQGLLEKLASGMVLTTKGEEAITLAHRLFRLETDIQVLERELADLLGIQSALIVNGVLGLDDGTEAKMAQALSTYLADHLDKGQQVIAVTGGSTVQAVVPHLSNRLLTDGRSFTVVSARGGMGDEAANQPNTISERLAQLLGGQSISLYAPESLNTATYQMLLKEPQINKTLQRLKEANVLIFSVGNADIMAKRRDLDAKACDFIKSKAAIGEAFGCFFDKEGKIVYRVPRIGIQIEDIHQVKWPILVAGGEVKADVITAFAKIAPQQLVLITDEGASHMVLNGAKLY; encoded by the coding sequence ATGGATCTATCTTTAAGTCTAATTGAAGATGTGGTTCCAGAGCTACACACAACTTACCGCTTGCGGATTCGGATGCTGAGTTTGCTCTTAGCTGAGGGGCCCATGGGTCGTAAGACCATGGCCTTGCGCTTGGATCTCACGGAGAGACGGGTGCGAGCTGAGACAGACGTCTTGGACAGGCAGGGGCTTTTAGAGAAATTGGCCTCGGGCATGGTCCTGACTACTAAAGGGGAGGAAGCAATTACGCTTGCCCACCGTTTATTCAGACTCGAAACCGATATCCAAGTCCTGGAAAGAGAATTAGCTGACCTTCTAGGTATCCAGTCGGCCCTGATTGTTAATGGGGTTCTAGGCTTGGATGATGGGACGGAAGCTAAGATGGCCCAAGCCTTGTCAACTTACTTGGCTGACCATCTGGACAAGGGCCAGCAAGTGATTGCTGTGACAGGTGGATCGACCGTCCAAGCTGTGGTGCCTCATCTCTCCAACCGTCTTTTAACAGATGGCCGGTCCTTTACCGTCGTCTCGGCGCGTGGAGGTATGGGAGATGAAGCGGCTAACCAGCCCAACACCATCAGCGAAAGACTCGCTCAACTCTTGGGTGGCCAGAGCATTTCACTCTACGCCCCTGAAAGTTTGAACACAGCAACTTATCAAATGTTGCTCAAAGAGCCACAGATTAACAAAACCTTGCAACGGCTAAAGGAAGCTAATGTCTTAATCTTTAGTGTAGGGAATGCGGATATCATGGCTAAGCGACGCGACTTGGATGCCAAGGCTTGTGACTTTATCAAGTCCAAGGCAGCCATCGGTGAAGCTTTTGGATGCTTCTTTGATAAGGAAGGTAAGATTGTATACCGGGTTCCACGGATCGGGATTCAAATTGAAGATATCCACCAAGTTAAGTGGCCCATTCTCGTGGCCGGTGGCGAAGTCAAAGCAGATGTGATTACTGCCTTCGCCAAAATCGCCCCCCAGCAATTAGTTTTAATTACGGATGAAGGGGCAAGTCATATGGTATTAAATGGAGCCAAGCTCTATTGA